From Fibrobacter sp. UWB5, the proteins below share one genomic window:
- a CDS encoding translocation protein TolB has translation MRFLVSVAAFALAMLPVTSHATIDTIAVDVGISVFKTMPIGVVPFAEKKSIDWIEEKPHLIVTRDANLSGRFDVISSDKFDLPKFSKAHAKHYITGKVTPVGKMLKVECFLYASQTKDVMLGESYTVEQKDMRRALHQFFDQVIYRLWGERGVASTKLAYVSKMDGVKQVVVSDYDGFHRSQITRDTTISMMPVWMKGNAGLYYVNFKTHRPKLYSKTFGGVEKSVFPQLEQTYSPAVNPKTGELLFSSTVDGKTDLYIGDPSTGRAKKFAYLKSNQTSPAWSPYASEVLFTSDRGGGPQIFAMGKDGSDLRRVTFMGRYNERAAWSPEGDRIAYTSMDAGHMNIYTCALDGSDIVQLTSNAGNNEHPTWSPDGKLIAFASNRSGSYQIYIMRKDGSNVTRITNSGENTSPTWSFFYDDFKQPKKEGKK, from the coding sequence ATGAGATTTCTTGTAAGCGTTGCAGCCTTTGCACTGGCCATGCTGCCGGTGACATCGCATGCGACCATCGATACGATTGCCGTGGATGTGGGTATTTCTGTCTTCAAGACGATGCCCATTGGCGTTGTTCCCTTTGCAGAAAAGAAGTCCATTGACTGGATCGAAGAAAAACCACACTTGATCGTGACTCGCGATGCAAACCTTTCTGGCCGCTTCGACGTGATTTCTTCGGACAAGTTTGACTTGCCGAAATTCAGTAAGGCCCATGCCAAGCATTACATTACGGGTAAGGTAACGCCTGTCGGCAAGATGCTGAAGGTGGAATGCTTCTTGTATGCTTCGCAGACCAAGGATGTGATGCTCGGTGAATCTTACACGGTGGAACAGAAGGACATGCGCCGTGCCTTGCACCAGTTCTTTGATCAGGTGATTTACCGCCTCTGGGGCGAACGCGGTGTGGCCTCGACCAAGCTTGCCTACGTGTCCAAGATGGACGGCGTCAAGCAGGTGGTGGTGTCCGACTATGACGGATTCCATCGCAGCCAGATTACCCGCGACACGACTATTAGCATGATGCCTGTTTGGATGAAGGGCAATGCCGGTCTTTATTATGTGAATTTCAAGACGCACCGTCCGAAGCTTTATTCCAAGACTTTTGGTGGCGTGGAAAAGTCGGTGTTCCCGCAGTTGGAACAGACTTACAGCCCGGCTGTGAACCCGAAGACCGGTGAGCTCTTGTTCTCGAGCACGGTGGACGGCAAGACGGATTTGTATATCGGTGATCCTTCTACGGGTAGGGCTAAAAAGTTTGCTTACCTCAAGTCCAACCAGACGAGTCCGGCCTGGAGCCCGTATGCCTCGGAAGTGCTCTTTACGAGTGACCGTGGCGGTGGCCCGCAGATTTTTGCGATGGGCAAGGATGGTTCCGATTTGCGCCGCGTGACTTTTATGGGTCGCTATAACGAACGCGCCGCCTGGTCGCCCGAAGGGGACCGCATCGCCTACACCTCGATGGATGCGGGTCACATGAATATTTACACCTGCGCGCTCGACGGTTCTGACATTGTGCAGCTCACGAGCAATGCCGGTAACAACGAACACCCGACTTGGTCGCCCGATGGCAAGCTGATTGCCTTCGCTAGCAACCGTAGCGGTTCGTACCAGATTTACATTATGAGAAAAGACGGCTCCAACGTTACGCGAATCACCAATTCCGGTGAAAACACTTCGCCCACTTGGTCTTTCTTCTATGACGATTTTAAACAACCAAAAAAGGAAGGTAAAAAATGA
- the proB gene encoding glutamate 5-kinase, giving the protein MSELRKNILDESRRIVVKIGSRILVDSERGGVRTRYIQKLADSVARLMEAGKEVVIVTSGAVGTGMSQLGYKEKPTVLAEKQACAAVGQIDLMYAYREMFRWMQLSVGQILLSAEDFRDRNRYKNLQNTIKAMLARKIVPIINENDSLAVAEIKVGDNDKLSSDVALFLDADLLLIFTDEDGLFDDNPKKNPNARLLRFVPEITPAVLALAGKPGETGSAVSTGGMRSKLEAIRNVTKSGCNAFLASGMKVLPHQVIFENAEGTLFVGSKKKLNSRQRWLSFVTTPRGAVVVDEGGVKALREKHSSLLPVGVCAVKKHFDKGDLIEVLSPSGDAVARGVAGFDSETLKLVLRKKTAQVHEILGKDVPDELIHKNDLVVF; this is encoded by the coding sequence ATGAGTGAATTAAGAAAGAATATTCTCGATGAATCCCGTCGCATTGTCGTAAAGATCGGGTCCCGTATTTTGGTCGACTCCGAAAGGGGCGGCGTTCGCACCCGTTATATCCAGAAACTCGCCGATTCCGTCGCTCGCCTCATGGAAGCGGGCAAGGAAGTTGTGATTGTCACAAGTGGTGCCGTGGGAACAGGCATGAGCCAGCTCGGTTACAAGGAAAAGCCGACGGTGCTTGCCGAAAAGCAGGCCTGCGCTGCCGTGGGCCAGATTGACTTGATGTACGCCTACCGCGAAATGTTCCGCTGGATGCAACTTTCTGTGGGTCAGATTCTTTTGTCTGCCGAAGACTTCCGCGACCGCAACCGCTACAAGAATTTGCAGAACACCATCAAGGCGATGCTTGCCCGTAAGATTGTCCCGATTATCAACGAAAACGACTCTCTCGCCGTCGCTGAAATCAAGGTGGGCGATAACGACAAGCTTTCGAGCGACGTGGCACTCTTCCTTGATGCGGACTTGCTTTTGATTTTCACGGACGAAGATGGACTCTTCGATGACAATCCGAAGAAGAACCCGAACGCCCGTTTGCTCCGTTTTGTGCCGGAAATTACGCCTGCTGTATTGGCCCTTGCGGGTAAGCCCGGTGAAACGGGCTCCGCCGTGAGTACCGGCGGTATGCGCAGCAAGCTGGAAGCCATCCGTAACGTGACCAAGAGCGGTTGCAATGCGTTCCTCGCCAGTGGCATGAAGGTGTTGCCGCACCAAGTGATTTTTGAAAATGCCGAAGGCACGCTCTTTGTGGGCTCCAAGAAAAAGCTCAATAGCCGTCAGCGCTGGCTCAGCTTCGTGACGACTCCGCGCGGTGCCGTGGTGGTTGACGAAGGTGGCGTGAAGGCTTTGCGCGAAAAACATTCTAGCTTGCTCCCCGTGGGCGTGTGCGCCGTTAAGAAACACTTTGACAAGGGCGACTTGATTGAAGTCTTGAGCCCGTCGGGTGATGCGGTCGCGCGCGGCGTGGCCGGCTTTGACAGCGAAACACTCAAGCTCGTGTTGCGCAAGAAAACTGCTCAGGTTCATGAGATTCTGGGCAAGGATGTTCCCGACGAACTGATTCATAAGAACGACTTGGTCGTGTTCTAG
- a CDS encoding energy transducer TonB, with the protein MSEERNIQYFSSQDDGMTTKIIVCAVVFHLLVIGICVAFHFVNFKHEQEPIPVFEMVQVQQAVQPRPQPPRPKPVEPKPPEPKPLEPKPKPEPKPKVDPQLPPEPKVEEKPPEPEPVEEPQPEPEPEPQDDFEVDDLDLPTSVEAPSLNPVGSVDMDPLMQVYLERLKQIIMSNFNPPSNLNVRRDVKTTVQFTVDRFGGITAITLKRSSGNKTWDHLSVRAVQISKVPELPPNFRAPSLVLHFNFTPN; encoded by the coding sequence GTGAGCGAAGAAAGAAACATCCAATACTTCTCGTCGCAAGACGATGGAATGACGACGAAGATCATCGTTTGTGCGGTGGTGTTCCATTTGCTGGTGATCGGTATTTGTGTTGCCTTCCATTTTGTGAATTTCAAGCATGAACAGGAACCGATTCCGGTGTTTGAAATGGTGCAGGTGCAGCAGGCGGTACAACCGCGTCCGCAGCCGCCGCGCCCCAAGCCGGTAGAACCGAAACCGCCTGAACCCAAGCCGCTCGAGCCTAAGCCCAAGCCGGAACCTAAACCGAAGGTTGACCCGCAGCTGCCGCCCGAACCCAAGGTCGAAGAAAAACCGCCCGAACCGGAGCCGGTGGAAGAACCGCAGCCGGAACCTGAACCGGAACCGCAGGATGATTTTGAAGTAGACGACCTGGATCTGCCGACATCGGTGGAGGCCCCGAGCCTGAACCCGGTCGGGTCTGTAGACATGGACCCGCTGATGCAAGTTTATTTGGAACGTTTAAAACAAATTATCATGAGCAATTTCAATCCGCCCTCGAACCTGAACGTGCGTCGCGACGTAAAGACCACGGTGCAGTTTACGGTGGACCGCTTTGGTGGCATTACGGCGATTACCCTCAAGCGCAGTTCCGGTAACAAAACTTGGGACCACTTGTCGGTGCGTGCTGTGCAGATTTCGAAGGTTCCGGAACTTCCGCCCAATTTTAGAGCCCCCTCGCTGGTGCTTCACTTTAATTTCACACCGAATTAA
- a CDS encoding RDD family protein: MIWYYIDETVTDGERRKGPFNIDEIRDFVKDGVIKDETLVWHSGMEAWVAWKDTEESKEVPLSEEEQIKAALEAIIAEHNKGKHYAGFFVRAIAYFIDNVILSATGVLILMIMSAVQAIDLNVLGDAMNAYISNPTSEEALNKVIDVPGTHLFLIIWGIVQAIYFIAFTAIKSATPGKMLVKIHVEVAHGEPMSWVSAALRFIASLITQCTLMFYGLGYLIVFIDPKRRALHDHIARTRVVHDMIKRETKDERKKNN, encoded by the coding sequence ATGATTTGGTACTACATAGATGAAACCGTAACAGACGGTGAACGACGCAAAGGTCCCTTTAATATCGACGAAATCAGGGACTTTGTAAAAGATGGCGTCATCAAAGACGAAACTTTAGTGTGGCATTCGGGCATGGAAGCCTGGGTCGCCTGGAAAGATACCGAAGAATCCAAGGAAGTCCCGCTTTCCGAAGAAGAACAGATCAAGGCTGCCCTCGAAGCTATCATCGCCGAACACAACAAGGGCAAGCATTACGCCGGATTCTTTGTCCGCGCTATCGCCTACTTTATCGACAACGTTATTTTGTCTGCAACAGGCGTCTTGATTCTGATGATCATGAGCGCCGTTCAGGCAATAGACTTGAACGTCCTTGGCGATGCCATGAACGCCTACATTAGCAATCCCACCTCCGAAGAGGCTTTGAACAAGGTGATTGACGTTCCCGGCACGCACCTGTTCCTGATTATCTGGGGCATCGTGCAAGCCATTTACTTTATCGCATTTACAGCCATCAAGTCGGCGACTCCCGGCAAAATGCTCGTGAAGATCCATGTCGAAGTCGCCCACGGTGAGCCCATGAGCTGGGTGAGCGCCGCACTTCGCTTTATTGCAAGCCTGATTACGCAATGCACGCTCATGTTCTACGGCCTTGGCTACCTGATTGTATTCATCGACCCCAAGCGCCGCGCCCTCCACGACCACATCGCCCGCACAAGAGTTGTGCACGATATGATTAAACGAGAGACGAAAGACGAGAGAAAAAAGAATAATTAA
- the rapA gene encoding RNA polymerase-associated protein RapA, giving the protein MMNFKIGQRYVSQSEPTLGLGIVTEVQDRIVKISFPAVSDVRCYRSMGAPVDRFELSVGDTAKSEKGMSFTVESVKEVDGLLVYTGRAGRQMKESELSGKISIARPADLFKALMENRVSNSVQFGRRESAMELSCKWISSPVRGMIGPRTSMIPHQYYLCQRACDSSTLPRLMLSDEVGLGKTIEAGMIWHALKARGRLTRTLIIVPETLKHQWLVEMKRRFNHLFTLVDEGYIKGLFVNDDDDRPNPFTIANDIICSIDFLIKQPALIEDLLKTTWDMVIIDEAHHLVCEDGFTSHEYLLANAVIQRSKGVLLLTGTPLQFHPESQFNRLKMLDPVRFADYNSFIKDQDAYRKLVNELSKLPTDPGQTMSWDDLNECVPKKSIIRPWLEQESAKSMPADEWIRRIVDAVGTGSVVFRNTRKGVGGFPKRVLDEIPLEPNKNYRDMVNVAAENDLDMSTDIQENGLLCTSYSDAWALDERYVWLKGFLKEHANDKVLLICESIQVVQALETLLNEYMGEGAFSMFHENMTIMARDKAAANFSRENGANLLIASEIGSEGRNFQFAHHLILFDLPLDAALVEQRIGRLDRIGQTENIIIHVPYVKGSGQEVMFRWYHNGLNAFGTPMMSGGELFLKYTDELIAALAEPQALLQNFVDTVIPQVKKDCDTMRKNIEKGRDRLLEFNSRNPAKAKEITDAILKIDADKDLETLVFSSLMDRGLEIEKSKIKGCYIISMGTQVESGSIPGMPESVGMAGAGGGGRVTQAVGNFEESSGGGDEDARFCDTSSLTVTFDRNVAMVHDEVDFVSLEHPLSQGVIDFETSLDNGAVACNIWQNSGMRGLVMQYNFAVDFSVSEEWGVSDLAGPRYISVLVNPTGEDLTEKVPELKAASFKDVPVPQGNAAVNMTLKYFGKEGLAIARRIVSAKAKEIAEVAAAAVEARAEQEYQRMNHLLSMRGKAGNNTQLQQLRKNAQEWKKVISNPQLRLDAIRLLVCR; this is encoded by the coding sequence ATGATGAATTTCAAGATTGGCCAACGCTATGTAAGTCAATCGGAACCTACTCTCGGGCTTGGTATAGTCACCGAGGTGCAAGACCGTATTGTTAAGATTTCTTTCCCCGCTGTAAGTGATGTCCGTTGCTACCGTTCCATGGGTGCCCCTGTGGATCGCTTTGAACTTTCGGTGGGCGATACCGCCAAGAGCGAAAAGGGAATGTCTTTTACCGTGGAATCGGTGAAAGAGGTGGACGGCTTGTTGGTTTATACGGGCCGCGCCGGCAGACAGATGAAGGAATCTGAACTGAGCGGCAAGATTTCGATTGCGCGTCCTGCGGACTTGTTCAAGGCCCTCATGGAAAATCGCGTGTCGAACAGTGTGCAGTTCGGTCGCCGCGAATCGGCCATGGAACTTTCTTGCAAGTGGATTTCTTCGCCGGTGCGTGGCATGATTGGCCCGCGTACCTCGATGATTCCGCACCAGTATTATTTGTGCCAGCGCGCCTGCGACAGTTCGACGCTCCCGCGCCTGATGCTCTCTGACGAAGTGGGCCTCGGTAAGACGATTGAAGCCGGCATGATTTGGCATGCGCTCAAGGCCCGCGGTCGCTTGACCCGTACTTTGATTATTGTGCCCGAAACGCTGAAGCACCAGTGGCTTGTGGAGATGAAACGCCGCTTTAACCACTTGTTCACGCTGGTGGATGAAGGCTACATCAAGGGCCTGTTCGTGAACGACGACGATGACCGCCCGAATCCGTTCACGATTGCAAACGATATTATTTGCTCCATCGACTTCTTGATCAAGCAACCCGCGTTGATCGAAGACTTGCTCAAGACGACTTGGGACATGGTGATTATCGACGAAGCGCATCACTTGGTTTGCGAAGACGGATTCACGAGCCACGAATATTTGTTGGCTAACGCCGTGATTCAGCGCTCGAAGGGCGTGCTCCTTTTGACGGGTACGCCGCTGCAGTTCCACCCGGAATCGCAGTTCAACCGTTTGAAGATGCTCGACCCCGTGCGCTTTGCGGACTACAACAGCTTTATCAAGGACCAGGATGCCTACCGCAAACTGGTGAACGAACTTTCGAAGTTGCCGACGGACCCTGGCCAGACCATGAGCTGGGACGACTTGAACGAATGTGTGCCGAAGAAATCGATTATCCGTCCGTGGCTTGAACAGGAAAGCGCAAAGAGCATGCCTGCCGACGAATGGATCCGCCGCATTGTGGATGCCGTGGGTACAGGTTCGGTGGTGTTCCGCAATACCCGTAAGGGCGTGGGCGGATTCCCGAAGCGCGTGCTCGACGAAATCCCGCTGGAACCGAACAAGAATTACCGCGACATGGTGAACGTGGCTGCCGAAAACGATTTGGACATGTCCACCGACATTCAGGAAAACGGCCTGCTTTGCACGAGCTATTCCGATGCCTGGGCGCTCGACGAACGCTACGTGTGGCTTAAGGGATTCTTGAAGGAACATGCCAACGACAAGGTGCTCCTGATTTGTGAATCCATCCAGGTGGTTCAGGCTCTTGAAACGCTTTTGAACGAATACATGGGCGAGGGCGCCTTCTCGATGTTCCATGAGAACATGACGATTATGGCCCGCGATAAGGCAGCTGCAAACTTCAGCAGAGAAAACGGCGCGAACTTGTTGATTGCATCTGAAATCGGTTCCGAAGGCCGCAACTTCCAGTTTGCCCACCATTTGATTCTGTTTGACTTGCCCCTCGATGCCGCCTTGGTGGAACAGCGTATTGGCCGCTTGGACCGTATCGGTCAGACCGAAAACATCATTATTCACGTGCCGTATGTGAAGGGCTCCGGTCAGGAAGTCATGTTCCGCTGGTACCACAACGGCTTGAACGCCTTCGGTACTCCGATGATGAGCGGTGGCGAACTGTTCCTCAAGTACACCGACGAACTGATTGCCGCTTTGGCCGAACCGCAGGCATTGCTCCAGAACTTTGTGGATACGGTGATTCCGCAGGTCAAGAAAGACTGCGACACCATGCGCAAGAATATTGAAAAGGGCCGCGACCGCTTGCTGGAATTCAACTCCCGCAATCCGGCGAAGGCTAAAGAAATTACCGATGCCATCTTGAAGATTGACGCTGACAAGGATTTGGAAACGCTGGTGTTCTCGTCGCTGATGGACCGCGGTCTTGAAATCGAAAAGAGCAAGATTAAGGGCTGCTACATCATTAGCATGGGTACGCAGGTGGAATCGGGTTCGATTCCTGGCATGCCCGAAAGCGTTGGCATGGCTGGCGCCGGTGGCGGTGGCCGCGTGACGCAGGCCGTGGGTAATTTTGAAGAAAGCTCGGGCGGTGGCGACGAAGATGCTCGCTTCTGCGATACGTCTAGCTTGACTGTGACCTTTGACCGCAACGTGGCCATGGTGCACGACGAAGTGGACTTTGTGAGCTTGGAACACCCGCTTTCGCAGGGCGTGATTGACTTTGAAACCTCACTGGACAACGGTGCTGTGGCTTGCAACATCTGGCAGAATTCCGGAATGCGCGGCCTTGTGATGCAGTACAACTTTGCGGTGGACTTCTCGGTCTCCGAAGAATGGGGCGTGTCTGACCTTGCGGGCCCGCGCTACATTAGCGTGCTTGTGAACCCGACAGGTGAAGACTTGACCGAAAAGGTTCCGGAACTGAAAGCCGCAAGCTTCAAGGATGTGCCTGTTCCGCAGGGCAATGCCGCTGTGAACATGACGCTCAAGTATTTCGGTAAAGAAGGCCTCGCCATCGCTCGCCGCATTGTGTCTGCCAAGGCGAAGGAAATTGCTGAAGTGGCCGCTGCCGCAGTCGAAGCCCGCGCCGAGCAGGAATACCAGCGTATGAACCATTTGCTTAGCATGCGTGGCAAGGCGGGTAACAACACCCAGCTGCAACAGCTCCGCAAGAATGCCCAGGAATGGAAAAAAGTAATTTCGAACCCGCAACTCCGCCTCGATGCAATCAGGCTTTTGGTGTGTAGGTAA
- a CDS encoding tol-pal system YbgF family protein — MKNKKLNIVFPLLMVAALTGCSQMTVLRTQEMKAVGAEVQANLDSVSAQLQAQNDSLRAELDAAALAQKRMQAEITMLSRRVADESERNDSRQEEIIYRLDMLLGKSDKILAKKVVVSGAPAAPVSMDSLEREAEKLVEAEAMFNTARSDYHRGEFKLAYSGFKQVYEQMKEGELAENSLYWMALCLIDVNQIDKAKKVFARMSEAFPDGQKTCPALFKLSGLYGEECDINMQKQYLQKILSTKSCEKSAEFEQAAEMLQEILEKEDKKSAGEPVERCVPVVREPVAPTSRVKPAEDKASEPTASATAESTEAAL; from the coding sequence ATGAAAAACAAAAAATTGAACATCGTATTTCCCTTGCTTATGGTCGCAGCCCTGACGGGTTGTAGCCAGATGACGGTTCTCCGTACACAGGAAATGAAGGCTGTCGGCGCTGAAGTTCAGGCCAACCTTGATTCTGTGTCGGCTCAGCTTCAGGCTCAAAACGACTCTCTGCGTGCTGAGCTGGATGCGGCTGCGCTTGCGCAAAAGCGCATGCAGGCCGAAATCACCATGCTTTCGCGTCGCGTGGCCGACGAATCCGAACGTAACGATTCTAGGCAAGAAGAAATCATCTACCGCCTGGACATGTTGCTCGGCAAGTCCGACAAGATCTTGGCGAAGAAGGTGGTCGTGAGCGGAGCGCCTGCTGCGCCCGTGTCTATGGATAGCCTGGAACGCGAAGCCGAAAAGCTCGTGGAAGCCGAAGCGATGTTCAATACGGCCCGCTCCGATTACCACCGCGGTGAATTCAAGCTGGCCTACAGCGGTTTCAAGCAGGTTTACGAACAAATGAAAGAAGGCGAACTCGCCGAGAATTCGCTTTACTGGATGGCTCTTTGCTTGATTGATGTCAACCAGATTGACAAGGCGAAAAAGGTCTTTGCCCGCATGTCGGAAGCCTTCCCCGACGGCCAGAAGACCTGCCCCGCATTGTTCAAGCTTTCGGGCCTTTATGGCGAAGAATGCGACATCAACATGCAGAAGCAGTACCTGCAGAAGATTCTTTCTACCAAGTCTTGCGAAAAGTCTGCCGAATTTGAACAGGCGGCCGAAATGTTGCAGGAAATCTTGGAAAAAGAAGACAAGAAATCTGCCGGTGAACCTGTGGAACGTTGCGTACCTGTGGTGCGTGAACCGGTTGCCCCGACTTCTCGCGTAAAGCCCGCAGAAGACAAGGCCTCGGAACCGACTGCCAGCGCAACGGCTGAATCTACGGAAGCCGCCCTGTAA
- a CDS encoding MotA/TolQ/ExbB proton channel family protein, translating to MLSQSDIATIVILGILAVMSLGSWGIIIVKYIVNRKNQRANVVFFREFINVRQFVELQGLCETADDSALRSLTSEVLKEASKFSNFVSYDSIQHRASLLEDTIQRSIEGLRLTEDRYLGFLATCSNLAPFFGLLGTVWGIMVAFFQIGQHGSADLTVVAPGIAMALITTVAGLVVAIPASAGYNYFTARNGQNEISYFNFGSQVLSLFKRGDLLALEEVAG from the coding sequence TCGGTTCGTGGGGCATTATCATTGTAAAGTACATCGTGAATCGCAAGAACCAGCGCGCAAACGTCGTGTTCTTCCGCGAATTCATTAACGTGCGCCAGTTCGTGGAATTGCAGGGCCTCTGCGAAACCGCCGATGACAGTGCGCTCCGCAGTCTTACCTCCGAGGTGCTCAAGGAAGCCTCCAAGTTCAGTAACTTCGTGAGTTACGACTCCATCCAGCACCGCGCCTCGCTCCTGGAAGATACCATCCAGCGCTCGATCGAAGGCTTGCGCCTGACTGAAGACCGCTACCTCGGCTTCTTGGCCACGTGCTCCAACCTCGCCCCGTTCTTCGGACTTTTGGGTACGGTGTGGGGAATCATGGTCGCCTTCTTCCAGATCGGTCAGCATGGCTCGGCTGACCTTACCGTGGTCGCTCCGGGTATCGCTATGGCTTTGATTACCACGGTTGCAGGCCTTGTGGTCGCAATTCCCGCCTCTGCCGGATACAACTATTTTACCGCCCGCAACGGTCAGAACGAAATCTCGTACTTCAACTTCGGCTCCCAGGTGCTCAGTCTCTTTAAGCGCGGAGACTTGCTCGCCCTTGAAGAAGTGGCTGGCTAG
- the murA gene encoding UDP-N-acetylglucosamine 1-carboxyvinyltransferase: MYQFIVPQVKKPLDGEVEISGAKNAVLAVMAAALLADGVSEITNVPHLKDMKTMSDVLRVIGCHIGGEAHTLRIDTRGADHLEAPYELVKTMRASFYVLGPLVARFGRCRVSLPGGCAWGPRPVDLHLKGLEALGAKITVTHGYVEATCDGRLPGGTFHFPISSVGATVNVLMAATLAKGTSVLQNAALEPEIDNLVDYLIGMGAKIQGRGTRTLTVQGVEALRPGNGVTIPDRIEAGTYLCGAAITRGRVKVTKIIPEHIASTLDAFRDMNCKVSVGPDWAEVDARNVELKPITIQTLPFPGYPTDMQAPLMATLLSVPGNSVIQDTVYNDRFKHVAEMERLGASITLSGNTATIKGGLPLEGADVMGSDLRASAALVLAALIAEGETKISRIYHLDRGYEDFEAKMAKLGAEVKRVIIDADEP, from the coding sequence ATGTACCAGTTTATTGTACCTCAGGTTAAAAAGCCGCTCGACGGCGAAGTTGAAATTTCCGGCGCCAAGAACGCAGTCCTTGCCGTAATGGCAGCAGCCCTCTTGGCCGACGGCGTCTCCGAAATCACGAACGTTCCGCACCTCAAAGACATGAAGACTATGTCCGATGTGCTGCGCGTGATCGGTTGCCACATCGGTGGCGAAGCCCACACCTTAAGAATCGACACCCGTGGTGCCGACCATCTGGAAGCCCCTTACGAACTCGTGAAGACCATGCGCGCAAGCTTCTATGTGCTCGGTCCTCTGGTAGCTCGCTTTGGCCGCTGCCGCGTGTCTCTCCCGGGCGGTTGCGCTTGGGGCCCGCGCCCTGTGGACTTGCACCTGAAAGGCCTCGAAGCCTTGGGCGCCAAGATTACCGTGACTCACGGCTACGTAGAAGCCACTTGCGACGGACGCCTCCCCGGCGGTACATTCCATTTCCCGATTTCCAGCGTGGGCGCCACGGTGAACGTACTGATGGCCGCAACGCTTGCCAAGGGCACCAGCGTGTTGCAGAATGCTGCCCTCGAACCTGAAATCGATAACCTCGTCGATTACCTCATCGGCATGGGCGCCAAGATTCAAGGGCGCGGCACGCGCACCCTTACGGTGCAGGGCGTAGAAGCTCTACGCCCGGGTAATGGCGTCACCATTCCCGACCGTATCGAAGCAGGCACCTACCTTTGTGGTGCCGCCATTACGCGTGGCCGCGTCAAGGTCACCAAGATTATTCCCGAACACATCGCCTCGACACTCGATGCCTTCCGCGACATGAACTGCAAGGTATCCGTCGGCCCTGACTGGGCCGAAGTCGACGCCCGCAACGTGGAACTCAAGCCGATTACGATTCAGACGCTCCCGTTCCCGGGCTACCCCACCGACATGCAGGCACCGCTTATGGCAACGCTCCTCTCGGTTCCGGGCAACAGCGTGATTCAAGATACCGTCTATAACGACCGATTCAAGCACGTGGCCGAAATGGAACGCCTGGGCGCAAGCATTACGCTCAGCGGCAACACCGCCACCATCAAGGGCGGCCTCCCGCTGGAAGGTGCCGACGTGATGGGCTCCGACCTCCGCGCCTCCGCAGCACTTGTGCTCGCCGCGTTAATCGCCGAAGGCGAAACCAAGATTAGCCGCATTTACCACCTCGACCGCGGTTACGAAGATTTCGAAGCCAAGATGGCTAAGCTCGGCGCCGAAGTCAAGCGCGTCATCATCGACGCCGACGAACCGTAG
- a CDS encoding biopolymer transporter ExbD: MKRSRGKELKQEMNLTNMIDIVFAILIVFIISAPLMSQGVKVDLPKAEAPTMEQEKLLKVSITKNEELYIADMMVDFASFNNVFKSLWNGEMAVVINADESVNYGLVMKVVTQVQKLGVTKLGFLTMNPKEKPGK; encoded by the coding sequence GTGAAGCGCAGTCGCGGTAAAGAACTTAAGCAGGAAATGAACCTCACGAACATGATCGATATCGTGTTCGCGATTCTGATTGTGTTCATTATTTCTGCGCCTCTCATGAGCCAGGGTGTCAAGGTGGACCTGCCTAAGGCAGAAGCCCCGACCATGGAACAAGAGAAACTCTTGAAGGTTTCAATCACCAAAAACGAGGAACTCTACATTGCCGACATGATGGTCGACTTCGCGAGTTTCAACAACGTGTTCAAGTCGCTCTGGAACGGCGAGATGGCGGTGGTCATCAATGCCGACGAGTCGGTGAACTATGGCCTTGTGATGAAAGTGGTGACCCAGGTGCAAAAGCTCGGGGTGACCAAGCTCGGATTCCTGACGATGAATCCCAAGGAAAAACCGGGGAAGTAG
- a CDS encoding OmpA family protein, with amino-acid sequence MKNFVKLAVVASAAALCLVACAKKQQPQTEPEAAPAPAAVAPAAEPNADSLAAEQARLEAERLAAERARLEAERARLEALINQIMSEDVYFDFDRSELTEKAKELLAQVGELLIKEERFTITIEGHTDARGTEDYNFTLGAKRAMKVKEFLVAYGIDAKRMESVSYGKEAPKVEGATEEAYSQNRRANFRVNIKE; translated from the coding sequence ATGAAGAACTTCGTTAAACTCGCTGTAGTGGCATCTGCCGCAGCCCTCTGCCTTGTCGCTTGCGCCAAGAAACAGCAGCCCCAGACCGAACCGGAAGCCGCTCCGGCTCCTGCCGCTGTCGCTCCGGCTGCAGAACCTAATGCAGATTCCCTGGCTGCTGAACAGGCTCGCCTCGAAGCTGAACGCCTGGCTGCCGAACGCGCCCGCTTGGAAGCTGAACGCGCCCGTCTCGAAGCCTTGATCAACCAGATCATGAGCGAAGACGTGTACTTTGACTTTGACCGTTCTGAACTCACCGAAAAGGCTAAGGAACTCTTGGCTCAGGTGGGCGAACTCCTGATCAAGGAAGAACGCTTCACGATTACGATCGAAGGCCACACCGACGCTCGCGGTACTGAAGACTACAACTTCACTCTCGGTGCAAAGCGTGCCATGAAGGTGAAGGAATTCCTCGTTGCTTACGGCATTGACGCCAAGCGCATGGAATCGGTCAGCTACGGTAAGGAAGCTCCGAAGGTTGAAGGTGCAACCGAAGAAGCCTACTCCCAGAACCGTCGCGCCAACTTCCGCGTGAACATCAAGGAATAA